In Rhizobium sp. WSM4643, the following are encoded in one genomic region:
- a CDS encoding pseudouridine-5'-phosphate glycosidase, which yields MTKPISPLLPIAYSKEVASAKQRGAPLVALESTIITHGMPYPGNIEMARSVEAIIREQGAVPATIAVIHGSLHIGLEAAELEQLAKATEVMKVSRADLAFAIAERRTGATTVAATMIAAARAGIRVFATGGIGGVHRGAEESFDISADLEELARTGVIVVCAGAKAILDIPKTLEVLETRGVPVVTYESEEFPAFWSRSSGIRSPLSLNSPAAIANFQTVREQLGVDGGMLVANPVPEADEIPSEEMEIYIERALDSAERDEVTGKAVTPYLLSTIFDLTDGQSLKTNIALVENNARLAAEIAVALGE from the coding sequence ATGACCAAGCCCATCTCCCCTCTTCTGCCGATCGCCTATTCGAAGGAAGTCGCCAGCGCCAAGCAGCGCGGCGCGCCACTGGTGGCACTGGAATCGACGATCATCACCCACGGCATGCCCTATCCCGGCAACATCGAGATGGCCCGCAGCGTCGAGGCGATCATCCGCGAACAGGGTGCGGTGCCGGCAACGATCGCTGTCATTCACGGCTCGCTGCATATCGGCCTGGAAGCTGCGGAACTGGAGCAACTCGCCAAGGCGACGGAAGTGATGAAGGTGTCGCGCGCCGATCTCGCCTTCGCCATCGCCGAGCGCCGTACCGGCGCCACCACGGTCGCGGCGACAATGATTGCGGCGGCGCGCGCCGGCATCCGCGTCTTTGCCACAGGCGGTATCGGCGGCGTGCATCGCGGCGCCGAGGAAAGCTTCGATATATCAGCAGATCTCGAGGAACTCGCTCGCACCGGCGTCATCGTCGTCTGTGCCGGCGCCAAGGCGATTCTCGACATTCCGAAGACGCTGGAAGTGCTGGAAACCCGTGGCGTGCCTGTCGTCACCTATGAGAGCGAGGAATTCCCCGCCTTCTGGTCGCGCTCCTCGGGTATTCGCAGCCCGCTGTCGCTGAACAGCCCGGCCGCCATCGCCAATTTCCAGACGGTGCGCGAACAACTCGGCGTCGACGGCGGCATGCTCGTCGCTAACCCCGTGCCGGAGGCGGACGAGATTCCGAGCGAAGAGATGGAAATCTATATCGAGCGGGCGCTTGATAGCGCCGAACGCGACGAAGTGACCGGCAAGGCGGTCACACCCTATCTTCTGTCGACCATCTTCGACCTGACCGACGGCCAGAGCCTCAAGACCAATATTGCGTTGGTTGAGAATAATGCGCGGCTTGCGGCTGAGATTGCGGTGGCGCTGGGTGAATGA
- a CDS encoding transposase: MHWLLLTTHWLSSPADAWQIVAWYKQRWMIEQFFRVMKNQGFKIEDSQLHLAARLEKLVAIAAKAAAIVLHLVQARSGGDHQPASLTFTAAEIDTLAALESRFKGTTKLQSNPHSKASLAWAAWIIAKLGGWNGYASAKPPGPITFFNGLKYFRAVADGWALRDMYMP; the protein is encoded by the coding sequence TTGCACTGGCTGCTCCTGACCACCCATTGGCTCAGCAGCCCGGCCGATGCCTGGCAGATCGTCGCCTGGTACAAGCAGCGCTGGATGATCGAGCAGTTCTTTCGGGTGATGAAGAACCAAGGCTTCAAGATCGAGGACAGCCAGTTGCATCTGGCGGCACGGCTGGAAAAGCTCGTCGCCATCGCCGCCAAGGCCGCAGCAATCGTCCTCCATCTCGTCCAAGCCCGCAGCGGCGGCGATCACCAGCCGGCAAGCCTGACCTTCACGGCAGCCGAGATCGATACCCTCGCCGCCCTCGAAAGCCGTTTCAAGGGCACAACCAAGCTGCAGTCCAATCCCCACTCTAAGGCCTCGCTGGCTTGGGCCGCCTGGATCATCGCCAAGCTCGGCGGCTGGAACGGCTACGCCTCGGCCAAGCCGCCGGGCCCAATCACCTTCTTCAACGGCCTCAAATACTTTCGAGCCGTCGCCGATGGATGGGCTTTGCGAGATATGTATATGCCCTAG
- the cckA gene encoding cell cycle histidine kinase CckA, whose translation MTKPRQADDYNAPLVDRGGRSGTVLRILLLALVLIAAAGAFIFFKKSLDNEVVLGGLGVLAMVGIFFLVSSVIGFIEVMPQRQSDSLARAFLNSHPDGTLITDEKGRIIYANAAYGALTGARKATEVQTLETLLSRHRESNEALYRLVNGLREGKEGREEFRLLRAVGPGSNSSGAHWYRLKARLLQPEENGGKPLQIWQITDITTERDDQERFFKELQNAIDYLDHAPAGFFSAGRKGEIFYLNATLAEWLGLDLTKFVPGSMTIGDVVAGEGLALIQSVQAEPGLKKTVTLDLDLRKSNGQSLPVQIIHSVTSMRDGAPGESRTIVLAREKSDAGGQSASAAAMRFTRFFNNTPMAIASVDGNGRILRTNAPFLKMFSGVVSRDDLEKAPHLETIVQESDRPQLAAALAAAKDRQGDIAPLDTRTPTDEARYFRFYVNAVIDQSDEAPEEAAIVYAVEVTEQKALEAQMAQTQKMNAVGTLAGGIAHDFNNVLTAILLSADHLLLQARPADASFADLIEIKRNANRAAVLVRQLLAFSRKQTMRPSVLNLTDVVGDLRMLVDRLLSGTNVKLDVQYGRDLWPVKTDLSQFEQVLINLCVNARDAMPDGGTLTLRTRNLTAAEVSAFNYSYMPAEDMVLVEVADNGTGIAPEIMDKIFEPFFTTKDVGKGTGLGLAMVYGIVKQSGGYIQPESEVGKGTTFRVFLPRHIPEPAVAAEAGSIDGAIAGAEVVPLPVSPQQPEDLTGSAVILLVEDEEAVRRGGKRMLETRGYTVHEAGSGVEALAILEELDGKVDIVVSDVVMPEMDGPTLLRELRKTYPDMKFIFVSGYAEDAFARNLPPEAKFGFLPKPFSLKQLAVVVKETLDG comes from the coding sequence ATGACGAAACCGCGTCAGGCCGACGACTATAACGCACCGCTTGTGGATCGTGGGGGGCGTTCTGGCACGGTCTTGCGCATTCTTCTGCTGGCGCTCGTGCTGATCGCGGCGGCCGGCGCCTTCATCTTCTTCAAGAAATCGCTCGACAACGAGGTCGTGCTTGGCGGTCTCGGCGTGCTCGCCATGGTCGGCATCTTCTTCCTGGTATCCTCGGTCATCGGCTTCATCGAGGTGATGCCGCAGCGCCAGTCCGACAGCCTGGCGCGCGCCTTCCTCAACAGCCATCCCGACGGAACGCTGATCACCGACGAAAAGGGCCGGATCATCTATGCCAATGCCGCCTATGGCGCGCTGACCGGCGCGCGCAAGGCGACCGAGGTGCAGACGCTGGAGACGCTGCTGTCGCGCCACCGCGAATCCAACGAGGCGCTCTATAGGCTGGTCAACGGCCTGCGCGAGGGCAAGGAGGGCCGGGAGGAATTTCGCTTGCTGCGCGCCGTCGGGCCTGGCAGCAACAGCTCCGGCGCGCATTGGTATCGGCTGAAGGCGCGGCTGCTGCAGCCGGAGGAGAACGGCGGCAAGCCGCTGCAGATCTGGCAGATCACCGACATCACCACTGAGCGCGACGACCAGGAGCGCTTCTTCAAGGAATTGCAGAACGCGATCGACTATCTCGACCATGCGCCGGCCGGCTTCTTTTCCGCCGGCAGGAAGGGTGAGATCTTCTACCTGAATGCGACGCTTGCCGAATGGCTGGGCCTTGACCTCACCAAATTCGTACCGGGCTCGATGACGATCGGCGACGTCGTGGCGGGCGAGGGACTGGCGCTGATCCAGTCGGTGCAGGCCGAACCGGGTCTCAAGAAGACCGTGACGCTCGATCTCGACCTGCGCAAGAGCAACGGCCAGAGCCTGCCGGTGCAGATCATCCATAGCGTCACCTCGATGCGCGACGGTGCGCCCGGCGAAAGCCGGACGATCGTATTGGCGCGTGAAAAGAGCGATGCCGGCGGCCAGTCCGCTTCGGCCGCCGCCATGCGCTTCACGCGCTTCTTCAACAATACGCCGATGGCTATCGCCTCGGTCGACGGCAACGGGCGCATCTTGCGGACCAATGCGCCGTTCCTGAAAATGTTCTCCGGCGTCGTCTCGCGCGACGATCTCGAAAAGGCGCCGCATCTTGAGACCATCGTGCAGGAGAGCGACCGGCCGCAGCTGGCCGCGGCGCTGGCGGCGGCCAAGGACCGGCAGGGCGACATCGCGCCCCTCGACACCCGCACGCCGACCGACGAGGCGCGCTATTTCCGCTTCTATGTCAATGCCGTCATCGACCAGAGCGACGAGGCGCCCGAGGAGGCGGCGATCGTCTATGCCGTCGAGGTGACCGAGCAGAAGGCGCTGGAAGCGCAGATGGCGCAGACGCAGAAGATGAATGCTGTGGGAACGCTTGCCGGCGGCATCGCGCATGATTTCAACAACGTGCTGACGGCGATCCTGCTTTCCGCCGACCACCTGTTGCTGCAGGCGCGGCCGGCCGATGCCAGCTTTGCAGACCTGATAGAGATCAAGCGCAACGCCAACCGCGCCGCCGTGCTGGTGCGCCAGCTGCTCGCCTTCTCGCGCAAGCAGACGATGCGGCCCTCGGTGCTGAACCTCACCGATGTTGTCGGCGACCTGCGCATGCTGGTCGATCGGCTGCTTTCCGGCACCAATGTCAAGCTCGACGTGCAATATGGCCGCGACCTCTGGCCGGTCAAAACTGACCTTTCGCAGTTCGAGCAAGTGCTGATCAACCTCTGCGTCAATGCCCGCGACGCGATGCCCGACGGCGGCACGTTGACACTGCGCACCCGCAATCTGACCGCCGCCGAGGTCTCGGCCTTCAATTACTCCTATATGCCGGCCGAGGACATGGTGCTGGTCGAAGTCGCCGATAACGGCACCGGTATCGCGCCCGAAATCATGGACAAGATCTTCGAGCCCTTCTTCACCACCAAGGATGTCGGCAAGGGCACGGGACTTGGCCTCGCCATGGTCTACGGCATCGTCAAACAGTCGGGGGGCTATATCCAGCCGGAATCCGAAGTCGGCAAGGGCACGACCTTCCGCGTCTTCCTGCCGCGCCACATCCCAGAGCCGGCAGTGGCCGCAGAAGCGGGTTCGATCGACGGCGCCATCGCCGGGGCTGAAGTGGTGCCGCTGCCGGTGTCGCCGCAGCAGCCGGAAGACCTGACGGGATCGGCCGTCATTCTTCTCGTCGAGGACGAGGAGGCGGTGCGCCGCGGCGGCAAACGCATGCTGGAAACGCGCGGCTATACCGTGCACGAGGCGGGCTCGGGCGTCGAGGCGCTGGCCATCTTGGAAGAACTTGACGGCAAGGTCGATATCGTCGTTTCCGACGTGGTCATGCCCGAAATGGACGGCCCGACGCTGCTGCGCGAACTGCGCAAAACCTATCCCGACATGAAGTTCATCTTCGTCTCGGGTTATGCCGAAGATGCCTTCGCCCGCAACCTGCCGCCGGAGGCGAAATTCGGATTTTTGCCGAAGCCGTTTTCACTGAAGCAGCTAGCTGTTGTGGTCAAGGAGACGTTGGATGGGTGA
- a CDS encoding flagellar biosynthetic protein FliO, which produces MTMLDDVVGAYGSRFLLAAGGVGLALLLLILVLWVIRSRAPSPFVRGGRNRQPRLQVLDAAAVDARRRLVLVRRDDVEHLIMIGGPSDIVIESRILPAAAEQPDSASRPQPVEQRPISVAPPEMPQETPPVSPPRPPVAARVEPAAEPSFAAPASPEPRPRPEPSTQPSTRPPVQPAVAPPVVTSPLPAEPVTAPLSAERDNPLRAAPPQPRPLERPAAPPAAQPAPFHDTSSAAEILEAARQRVLPQHRIEPEVSAPPVQEMPAAARAAPGSAEDDSAAQSAAASRLDFQRVLEQEMSNNLTAERIVPAPANQAPRPGAPQPANLPRRDPEMAPITGADTDLQKEVARIFGEMSVNRDK; this is translated from the coding sequence GTGACTATGTTGGATGATGTTGTCGGAGCTTATGGCAGCCGTTTCCTGCTTGCGGCCGGTGGCGTCGGTCTGGCGCTTCTCCTGCTCATCCTCGTGCTCTGGGTGATCCGCAGCCGGGCGCCCTCGCCCTTCGTGCGCGGCGGCCGCAACCGCCAGCCCCGCCTGCAGGTGCTGGATGCCGCAGCCGTCGATGCCCGTCGCCGGCTGGTGCTGGTGCGCCGGGACGACGTCGAGCACCTGATCATGATCGGCGGCCCGAGCGATATCGTCATCGAAAGCCGCATCCTGCCGGCAGCGGCCGAACAGCCGGACAGCGCCAGCCGCCCGCAACCCGTCGAGCAGCGGCCGATATCCGTCGCGCCGCCGGAAATGCCACAGGAAACGCCACCGGTTTCGCCACCGCGCCCGCCGGTCGCAGCCCGCGTCGAGCCCGCCGCCGAGCCCTCTTTCGCTGCGCCGGCTTCGCCAGAGCCGCGCCCGCGCCCAGAGCCGTCGACCCAACCGTCGACCCGACCGCCAGTCCAGCCGGCCGTGGCACCGCCGGTGGTCACGAGCCCTCTTCCGGCAGAGCCGGTGACTGCTCCGCTGTCGGCCGAACGCGACAATCCTCTGCGTGCTGCCCCGCCCCAGCCACGCCCGCTGGAGCGTCCCGCCGCTCCCCCAGCGGCGCAGCCCGCACCGTTCCACGATACCTCAAGTGCCGCCGAGATCCTCGAAGCCGCCCGTCAGCGCGTGCTGCCGCAGCACCGCATCGAACCCGAGGTCTCCGCCCCGCCTGTCCAGGAGATGCCGGCGGCCGCACGCGCCGCACCTGGTAGCGCCGAAGACGATTCGGCTGCGCAGTCGGCAGCAGCGAGCCGTCTTGATTTCCAGCGGGTGCTGGAACAGGAAATGTCGAACAATCTGACGGCTGAACGCATCGTGCCGGCGCCGGCAAACCAGGCGCCCCGGCCCGGAGCGCCGCAACCCGCAAACCTGCCGCGCCGCGATCCGGAAATGGCCCCGATCACCGGTGCCGATACCGATCTGCAAAAGGAAGTCGCCCGCATCTTCGGTGAGATGAGCGTCAACCGCGACAAGTGA
- a CDS encoding DUF1062 domain-containing protein, giving the protein MCNTLRVRWTILPKTAPQPWIVCSGCGGPRAFRCSDKIRLNANGRKLDAWLIYKCSTCEKTWNRPIFERRNVRDIDPAVFEALQSNDPDWIRAEAFNLEALRRKSQRVDEFAEFEIAKEMQQDIANWTRLEIELMVPFPSSTRLDRLLASELQVSRTRLQALHDGGMLRTDSNRADVLRRRIKNGTKLAVDVTAETGREQWWRSVATGSAP; this is encoded by the coding sequence ATGTGCAATACCCTTCGGGTCCGATGGACCATTCTACCGAAAACAGCGCCCCAGCCCTGGATTGTATGCAGTGGCTGCGGAGGCCCCAGAGCTTTCCGATGCAGTGACAAGATCCGGCTCAACGCCAATGGCCGCAAGCTCGATGCCTGGCTTATCTACAAATGCTCGACCTGCGAAAAGACGTGGAACCGTCCGATCTTCGAGCGCCGGAATGTTCGCGATATCGATCCCGCAGTCTTCGAGGCATTGCAGTCCAACGATCCGGATTGGATCCGGGCAGAAGCGTTCAACCTCGAAGCTCTCAGGCGCAAGTCGCAACGCGTCGACGAGTTTGCCGAATTTGAAATCGCAAAAGAGATGCAGCAGGACATTGCCAATTGGACGAGACTGGAAATCGAACTGATGGTCCCGTTTCCATCAAGCACGCGCCTCGACCGCCTGCTGGCGTCCGAGTTGCAAGTTTCACGCACCCGGCTACAAGCTCTTCACGATGGTGGCATGCTACGGACGGATTCGAATCGAGCCGACGTTTTGCGGCGGCGGATCAAGAACGGCACCAAGCTTGCAGTCGACGTCACCGCCGAGACCGGCCGGGAGCAATGGTGGAGGTCTGTGGCGACCGGAAGCGCACCGTAA
- the dksA gene encoding RNA polymerase-binding protein DksA, protein MSEKIDLSNYVPSEEEEFMNVNQRAYFRAKLVSWRNDILREARETLDHLAEESANHPDLADRASSETDRAIELRARDRQRKLISKIDAALQRIEDGTYGYCEETGEPIGLKRLDARPIATLSIEAQERHERREKVYRDE, encoded by the coding sequence TTGAGTGAGAAGATCGATCTTAGCAATTACGTTCCCTCGGAAGAGGAAGAGTTCATGAACGTAAACCAGCGTGCCTATTTCAGGGCCAAGCTGGTTTCATGGAGAAATGATATCCTTAGAGAAGCGCGCGAGACACTCGACCATCTGGCCGAGGAAAGCGCAAATCATCCTGATCTCGCTGACCGAGCGTCGTCGGAAACAGATCGGGCGATCGAACTTCGCGCCCGTGACCGGCAGAGAAAGCTGATTTCCAAAATCGATGCGGCACTGCAGCGCATCGAAGACGGCACCTACGGCTATTGCGAGGAAACCGGCGAACCGATCGGCCTCAAGCGCCTCGACGCCCGCCCGATCGCGACACTGTCGATCGAGGCGCAGGAGCGTCACGAACGCCGCGAAAAAGTCTATCGCGACGAATGA
- a CDS encoding SixA phosphatase family protein — protein MTVPLPPPNRVYLLRHAEAAGAEPGQRDFDRPLNEKGFGDAEIIADKTADKGYRPDLLISSTALRCRDTADAVYRAMGLTLEVRYVDALYNATVDNYLEIIDSQDEAAVMLVGHNPTMEQALEALIGHEAMAGALPGGFPTAGLAVVDYDASAAVWRLIDFVVV, from the coding sequence ATGACCGTACCCCTGCCTCCGCCCAACCGCGTCTATCTGCTGCGTCACGCCGAGGCCGCCGGGGCCGAACCCGGGCAGCGCGATTTCGACCGGCCGCTCAACGAAAAGGGCTTCGGCGATGCCGAAATCATCGCCGATAAGACCGCCGACAAGGGCTACCGTCCCGATCTTCTGATCAGTTCTACGGCGCTGCGCTGCCGCGATACCGCCGATGCGGTGTACCGGGCGATGGGCCTTACGCTCGAAGTTCGTTATGTCGACGCGCTCTATAACGCCACGGTCGACAACTATCTCGAGATCATCGATTCGCAGGACGAGGCTGCTGTCATGCTGGTCGGCCACAATCCGACAATGGAGCAGGCGCTGGAGGCGCTGATCGGTCACGAGGCTATGGCAGGCGCCCTTCCCGGCGGCTTCCCGACGGCAGGCCTTGCCGTCGTCGATTACGACGCTTCCGCCGCAGTCTGGCGCCTCATCGATTTCGTGGTCGTCTGA
- a CDS encoding YcjX family protein, translating to MPPRLTSFADDARIAFDNLADRASGLVNPTVRLGVTGLSRSGKTVFISSLVHNLLHGGRLPLFEPVQSGRVSAVRLEPQPDDAVPRFQYEDHIRALVKDRIWPDSTRAISELRITLDYQSASGWNRLFSPGRLSIDIVDYPGEWLLDLPLLGKNYRTFSEETLALAETGVRSELSRPWLALTRATDIHAGADEMIARDLAAAFADYLKACKADERSLSTLPPGRLLLPGDLDGSPALTFAPLALPPDGRPGRGSLWTMMERRYEAYKSIVVKPFFREHFARLDRQIVLVDALQAMNRGPEAVQDLERALTDVLACFRPGTNSLLSSLLGRRIDRVLVAATKADHLHHESHDRLDALTRRLVDRAIDRIGIAGAGIDVMALASVRATREATVKRDGHELPVIVGTPMEGQAIAGERFDGQRKTAIFPGDLPEDPESLFDLTASRVTGVQLPDVNVVRFRPPHLEETGGGIKLSVPHIRLDRAMQFLFGDRLA from the coding sequence TTGCCGCCACGACTGACATCCTTTGCCGATGACGCCCGCATCGCCTTCGATAATCTCGCCGACCGGGCGAGCGGCCTCGTCAATCCGACCGTGCGGCTCGGCGTTACCGGGCTCTCCCGCTCCGGCAAGACGGTCTTCATCTCCTCATTGGTTCACAATCTGCTGCATGGCGGCCGACTACCGCTGTTCGAGCCGGTCCAATCCGGCCGCGTCTCGGCGGTGCGGCTGGAACCGCAGCCGGATGATGCCGTGCCGCGCTTCCAGTACGAGGACCATATCCGCGCGCTGGTGAAGGACCGTATCTGGCCGGATTCGACCCGCGCCATCTCCGAGTTGCGCATCACGCTGGATTATCAGAGCGCCAGCGGCTGGAACCGGTTGTTTTCGCCCGGCCGCCTGTCGATCGATATCGTCGATTATCCCGGCGAATGGTTGCTCGACCTGCCGCTGCTCGGCAAGAATTACCGCACCTTCAGCGAGGAAACGTTGGCACTTGCCGAAACCGGCGTCCGCTCCGAGCTGTCGCGCCCATGGCTGGCGCTGACGCGCGCCACTGACATCCATGCCGGCGCCGACGAGATGATCGCCCGCGACCTCGCCGCCGCTTTTGCCGATTACCTCAAAGCCTGCAAGGCCGACGAACGCTCGCTTTCCACCCTGCCGCCTGGCCGCCTGCTCCTGCCCGGCGATCTCGACGGCTCGCCGGCATTGACCTTTGCACCGCTGGCTCTGCCGCCGGACGGGCGCCCTGGCCGCGGCTCGCTCTGGACAATGATGGAGCGGCGCTACGAGGCCTATAAATCCATCGTCGTCAAACCCTTCTTCCGCGAGCATTTCGCCCGCCTCGACCGCCAGATCGTCCTGGTCGATGCGCTGCAGGCGATGAACCGCGGCCCCGAAGCCGTGCAGGATTTGGAGCGCGCGCTGACCGACGTGCTTGCCTGCTTCCGCCCCGGCACCAATTCGCTGCTCTCATCCCTGCTCGGGCGGCGCATCGACCGCGTACTGGTTGCCGCCACCAAGGCCGATCATCTCCACCATGAAAGCCACGACCGGCTCGACGCGCTGACCCGCCGCCTGGTGGACCGCGCCATCGACCGCATCGGCATCGCCGGCGCCGGCATCGACGTCATGGCGCTTGCCTCCGTGCGGGCCACCCGCGAGGCGACCGTCAAGCGTGACGGCCATGAACTGCCGGTCATCGTCGGTACGCCGATGGAGGGCCAAGCCATTGCCGGCGAGCGCTTTGACGGCCAGAGAAAGACCGCGATCTTTCCCGGCGACCTGCCGGAGGATCCGGAAAGCCTGTTCGACCTCACCGCCTCGCGTGTAACCGGTGTGCAACTGCCCGATGTCAATGTCGTCAGGTTCCGCCCGCCGCATCTTGAGGAAACCGGCGGCGGCATCAAGCTGTCGGTGCCGCATATTCGCCTCGACCGTGCCATGCAGTTTCTGTTCGGAGACCGTCTCGCATGA
- a CDS encoding YcjF family protein, translating into MSKPPSDPPRRAPAAFSYEDEATERRDNGRQGGERRKPESFSEHIVVTPDEDDPFLNPDKDLSAVPVAAPRKRRTSFGKIAAGAFGILLSLAIGLWTDSLIRDLFTRADWLGYAALAVLAVGILAVLALAIRETIGMMRLAAVQKIKAEAEAAILETRPAKARAVVAQLTALLSANPETSKGRATLKATEGEVIDPPHLIALAERELLAPLDRKARALIVNASKRVSIVTAVSPRAVVDLLYVLYEAVRLIRAMAELYGGRPGTLGMFRLLRDVLAHLAVTGSIAVGDSLVQQVLGHGLASKLSARLGEGVINGLMTARIGIAAMDLCRPLAFRALKRPGIGDFIGDLTPSMSPRGNNP; encoded by the coding sequence ATGAGCAAGCCCCCGTCCGATCCGCCGCGCCGCGCGCCCGCCGCCTTCAGCTATGAGGACGAAGCCACCGAGCGGCGTGACAACGGCCGGCAAGGAGGTGAGCGGCGCAAGCCGGAAAGCTTCTCGGAGCATATCGTCGTGACGCCTGATGAGGACGATCCCTTCCTCAATCCCGACAAGGATCTGAGCGCGGTCCCCGTTGCAGCGCCGCGCAAGCGGCGGACCTCCTTCGGCAAGATTGCCGCCGGCGCCTTCGGCATCCTGCTGTCGCTCGCCATCGGCCTCTGGACCGATAGCCTGATCCGCGATCTCTTCACCCGCGCCGACTGGCTGGGCTATGCGGCCCTTGCCGTGCTGGCGGTCGGCATTCTCGCCGTACTCGCCCTCGCCATCCGCGAAACCATCGGCATGATGCGCCTTGCCGCCGTCCAGAAGATCAAGGCCGAGGCCGAGGCGGCGATCCTCGAGACTCGGCCGGCCAAGGCGCGCGCCGTCGTCGCCCAACTGACTGCGCTGCTCTCGGCAAATCCCGAGACGTCAAAGGGCCGTGCGACGCTGAAGGCGACCGAGGGCGAGGTCATCGATCCCCCGCATCTGATCGCGCTGGCCGAACGCGAACTGCTCGCTCCGCTCGACCGCAAGGCCCGCGCCCTGATCGTCAATGCCTCCAAGCGCGTCTCGATCGTCACCGCCGTCAGCCCGCGCGCCGTGGTCGACCTGCTCTACGTGCTCTATGAGGCCGTGCGCCTCATTCGCGCCATGGCCGAGCTTTACGGCGGCCGTCCCGGCACGCTCGGCATGTTCCGCCTGCTGCGCGACGTGCTGGCGCATCTGGCCGTCACCGGCTCGATCGCCGTCGGCGACAGCCTGGTGCAGCAAGTGCTCGGCCATGGACTGGCGTCCAAGCTCTCAGCCCGACTGGGTGAAGGCGTCATCAACGGGCTGATGACTGCCCGCATTGGAATCGCGGCAATGGATCTCTGCCGTCCGCTCGCCTTCCGCGCCCTGAAGCGGCCGGGAATCGGTGATTTCATCGGCGATCTCACCCCGTCCATGTCGCCGCGCGGCAACAATCCTTGA
- the folK gene encoding 2-amino-4-hydroxy-6-hydroxymethyldihydropteridine diphosphokinase encodes MPEAALQSATLGLGGNIGDPVKAMAAALQRLDGRDDCRVTAVSRLYRTPPWGKTDQSFFFNACAAVETRLAPEALLDVCLSIEREMKRERIERWGPRTLDIDVLTYGDVVQDAPRLELPHPRMTDRGFVLMPLADIAPGLLVRGRAVSEWLSDAEVTGIEVADDSRDWWLSA; translated from the coding sequence TTGCCTGAGGCCGCATTGCAATCCGCCACACTCGGTCTCGGCGGCAATATCGGCGATCCCGTAAAGGCGATGGCGGCCGCGCTGCAGAGGCTGGACGGACGGGACGACTGTCGGGTTACGGCGGTCTCGCGGCTCTATCGCACGCCGCCCTGGGGCAAGACGGACCAATCCTTCTTCTTCAACGCCTGCGCCGCCGTCGAGACCAGGCTGGCGCCTGAGGCTTTGCTCGATGTCTGCCTGTCGATCGAACGCGAAATGAAACGCGAGCGCATCGAGCGGTGGGGGCCGCGCACGCTCGATATCGACGTGCTGACCTATGGCGATGTGGTCCAGGACGCGCCGCGGCTGGAACTGCCGCATCCGCGCATGACCGATCGCGGTTTCGTGCTGATGCCGCTTGCCGATATAGCGCCGGGTCTGCTCGTGAGGGGCAGGGCGGTGAGTGAGTGGTTGTCGGATGCGGAGGTGACCGGAATCGAGGTCGCAGACGATAGTCGCGACTGGTGGCTGAGCGCCTGA
- the folB gene encoding dihydroneopterin aldolase: protein MTTYTITLQNCAFFARHGVHDEEEFLGQRFFVDAELDVVAGEALESDSINDTVNYGVAFTVIEQIVTGKRRYLIEALALDIAKGLCETFPQVRRAKITVRKPNAPVPGVLDFVQVSVEHFA, encoded by the coding sequence ATGACCACCTACACGATTACGCTGCAGAACTGCGCCTTCTTCGCGCGCCACGGCGTGCATGACGAGGAGGAGTTCCTTGGCCAGCGCTTCTTCGTCGATGCCGAGCTCGATGTCGTCGCCGGCGAGGCGCTGGAAAGCGATTCGATCAACGATACCGTCAATTACGGTGTCGCCTTCACCGTGATTGAGCAGATCGTCACGGGCAAACGGCGCTACCTGATCGAAGCACTGGCGCTCGATATCGCCAAGGGGCTCTGCGAGACATTCCCGCAGGTGCGGCGGGCGAAGATCACGGTGCGCAAGCCGAACGCGCCGGTCCCTGGCGTGCTCGATTTCGTGCAGGTGAGCGTTGAGCATTTTGCCTGA